One window of Campylobacter sp. RM12651 genomic DNA carries:
- a CDS encoding response regulator transcription factor, with amino-acid sequence MNILLLEDDYLYATSICEYLQDLGFSVDVFSDGDLACKTIANKFYHLYILDIKVINTNGFDVLSYIKSLNITNPIMMMTSRTDIASIKKGYELGCNEYLKKPFELDELKYRIKELLKQFFNTQSNDTITISGEFVYDYISKSLSKNKTLIELTSKEITLIEYLLSNKSSYVNVSSIYEYVWGGANEEFETNGSSDVRVYVKRIRAKTCDDFIISSRGLGYKINV; translated from the coding sequence ATGAATATTTTATTGCTTGAAGATGATTATTTATATGCTACTAGTATTTGTGAATATTTGCAAGATTTAGGATTTAGTGTTGATGTTTTTAGTGATGGCGACTTAGCCTGTAAAACTATCGCAAATAAATTTTATCATCTTTATATACTTGATATAAAAGTAATAAATACTAATGGCTTTGATGTATTAAGTTATATAAAAAGCTTAAATATTACTAACCCTATTATGATGATGACTTCAAGAACTGATATAGCAAGTATTAAAAAAGGATATGAGCTAGGCTGCAATGAATACCTTAAAAAACCTTTTGAACTAGATGAATTAAAATATAGAATTAAAGAATTATTAAAACAATTTTTTAACACTCAAAGTAATGATACAATCACAATTTCAGGCGAGTTTGTATATGATTATATTTCTAAAAGTCTTAGCAAAAATAAAACTCTAATAGAGCTTACTAGTAAAGAAATCACATTGATTGAATATTTGTTAAGCAATAAATCAAGTTATGTAAATGTAAGCAGTATTTATGAATATGTATGGGGGGGGGCAAATGAAGAATTTGAAACCAATGGCTCAAGCGATGTAAGAGTATATGTAAAAAGAATTAGAGCAAAAACTTGCGATGATTTTATAATATCATCTAGAGGACTTGGCTATAAAATCAATGTCTAA
- a CDS encoding HAMP domain-containing sensor histidine kinase, with the protein MLAINILKLSVANDKNSTLLELASYINKDLNNLKDIKICIFNNEEILKCELDINYIKDDFIYKTHNSLLYYKFQKQINNTTYNVVLSKPCVYNKSIINAAIVFGGGTFILFVLIYLVYKNNIKSLIWYKNTMNTFFYDAMHELKTPLGIALLNADMLESNKYQKRIKAALNQMKTTYDDVGFYIENPNAKYPLKNINFSNFLKTRIDFFNSIASMKSVEFHLEITNDLYVLISEVELLRIVDNNISNAIKYTKVNSKITISLNQSNEKIIFIIQDEGIGIKDTKRIWHRYAREDLAKGGFGLGLNIVRNICKKYDIVYEAFNYEKGAIFKYSFKS; encoded by the coding sequence ATGTTAGCTATAAATATATTGAAATTAAGTGTAGCTAATGATAAAAACTCTACGCTATTAGAACTAGCAAGTTATATAAATAAGGATTTAAATAACTTAAAAGATATAAAAATATGTATTTTCAATAATGAAGAAATTTTAAAATGCGAACTTGATATAAACTATATAAAAGATGATTTTATATATAAAACTCATAATTCTTTGCTTTATTACAAATTCCAAAAACAAATAAACAATACAACATACAATGTGGTGCTATCAAAACCTTGCGTTTATAACAAAAGCATAATCAATGCTGCTATAGTGTTTGGTGGGGGAACTTTTATATTATTTGTTTTAATTTACTTAGTTTATAAAAACAATATCAAAAGTTTAATTTGGTATAAAAACACTATGAATACATTTTTTTATGATGCAATGCACGAGTTAAAAACGCCATTGGGTATAGCCTTATTAAATGCTGATATGTTAGAAAGTAATAAATATCAAAAAAGAATTAAAGCAGCACTAAATCAGATGAAAACAACATATGATGATGTAGGATTTTATATAGAAAATCCAAATGCTAAATACCCACTAAAAAATATTAATTTTTCTAATTTTTTAAAAACAAGAATTGATTTTTTTAATAGTATTGCTAGTATGAAAAGTGTGGAATTTCATTTAGAAATCACTAATGATTTATATGTATTAATCAGCGAAGTAGAGTTACTAAGAATTGTAGATAATAATATTTCAAATGCAATTAAATATACAAAAGTTAATTCTAAAATTACAATATCTTTAAACCAATCAAATGAAAAAATAATTTTTATAATACAAGATGAAGGAATTGGCATAAAAGATACAAAAAGAATTTGGCATAGATATGCTAGAGAAGATTTAGCTAAAGGTGGATTTGGCTTAGGTCTTAATATAGTAAGAAATATTTGCAAAAAATACGATATTGTATATGAAGCATTTAATTATGAAAAAGGAGCAATTTTTAAATACTCTTTTAAATCATAA